In Xanthomonas theicola, a single genomic region encodes these proteins:
- a CDS encoding YheT family hydrolase: MNAADYLPPRWLRNPHLQSVLGSSALRLRRGEQLLAASGATTTSHILDGGDGVRLQGWLSIPAGAAPHGTVLLLHGWEGSADSSYMRLTAAQLLARGYQVFRLNFRDHGGTHHLNVDLFHSERLDEVVNAAGDLWRRFPAPALLAAGYSLGGNFALRLALRAPAAGLPLHRVAAVCPLLDPATTMQRIENGPQFYDWYFRRKWRESLLRKRELFPERHGYDDATLALDMRELMAWLAKRHAGFASLEDYFDSYSIAGERLLGLRVPADILIAEDDPVIPLDDFRRWRLPPPARLEVTRWGGHCGFIENARGDGFAERWVAERLTDGLAG; the protein is encoded by the coding sequence ATGAATGCCGCCGACTACCTGCCCCCGCGTTGGCTGCGCAACCCGCACCTGCAATCGGTGCTGGGCTCCAGTGCATTGCGCCTGCGCCGCGGCGAACAACTGCTCGCCGCCAGCGGCGCGACCACCACCTCGCACATCCTCGACGGCGGCGACGGCGTGCGCCTGCAGGGCTGGCTCAGCATACCGGCAGGCGCGGCGCCGCACGGCACCGTCCTGCTGCTGCACGGCTGGGAGGGCAGCGCCGACTCCAGCTACATGCGCCTGACCGCCGCGCAGCTGCTGGCGCGCGGCTATCAAGTGTTCCGGCTCAACTTCCGCGACCACGGCGGCACCCACCACCTCAACGTCGACCTGTTCCATTCCGAGCGCCTGGACGAAGTGGTCAACGCCGCCGGCGACCTGTGGCGGCGCTTCCCGGCGCCGGCGCTGCTGGCCGCCGGCTATTCGCTGGGCGGCAACTTCGCCCTGCGCCTGGCGCTGCGCGCGCCGGCCGCCGGCCTGCCGCTGCACCGCGTGGCGGCGGTATGCCCGCTGCTGGACCCGGCCACCACCATGCAGCGGATCGAGAACGGCCCGCAGTTCTACGACTGGTACTTCCGCCGCAAGTGGCGCGAATCGCTGCTGCGCAAGCGCGAGCTGTTCCCCGAGCGGCACGGCTACGACGATGCCACGCTGGCGCTGGACATGCGCGAGTTGATGGCCTGGCTGGCAAAGCGCCACGCCGGCTTCGCCAGCCTGGAAGACTACTTCGACAGCTACTCGATCGCCGGCGAGCGGCTGCTGGGCCTGCGCGTGCCGGCCGACATCCTGATCGCCGAGGACGACCCGGTGATCCCGCTGGACGATTTCCGCCGCTGGCGCCTGCCGCCGCCGGCGCGGCTGGAGGTCACGCGTTGGGGCGGACATTGCGGCTTCATCGAGAACGCGCGCGGCGACGGCTTCGCCGAGCGCTGGGTGGCCGAGCGCCTGACCGACGGCCTGGCCGGCTAG
- a CDS encoding lysophospholipid acyltransferase family protein, with protein sequence MSEFSPPATRQHGGALRWVRYGYRVPLLALHVFLSLPFLLACMALSPGRACTESFGDRVVCWWSTRLLGIFGLRVRRIGTPLPNPALFVANHVSWIDIVMLHSQRMMGFVAKREIAGWPLVGWLATRGQTIYHQRGSTASLGGVLQAMLERLRSGRSVGVFPEGRTRGGHDVGPFHARIFQAAVQAEVAVQPVALRYGAGGAAQTVVAFAPHENFFANFLRLLGEPGRVAEVHFLEPIRLQDVDGRRRIAETARARIIAAMAQR encoded by the coding sequence ATGAGCGAGTTCTCCCCACCCGCCACGCGCCAACACGGTGGGGCGCTGCGCTGGGTCCGTTACGGCTACCGTGTTCCGCTGCTGGCGCTGCATGTGTTCCTGTCGCTGCCGTTCCTGCTGGCGTGCATGGCGCTGTCGCCCGGCCGCGCCTGCACCGAATCGTTCGGCGACCGCGTGGTCTGCTGGTGGTCGACCCGGCTGCTGGGCATCTTCGGCCTGCGCGTGCGCCGCATCGGCACGCCGCTGCCCAATCCGGCCCTGTTCGTGGCCAACCACGTCAGCTGGATCGACATCGTGATGCTGCACAGCCAGCGCATGATGGGCTTCGTCGCCAAGCGCGAGATCGCCGGCTGGCCGCTGGTCGGTTGGCTGGCCACGCGCGGGCAGACCATCTACCACCAGCGCGGCAGCACCGCGTCGCTCGGCGGGGTGCTGCAGGCGATGCTGGAGCGGCTGCGCTCGGGGCGTTCGGTCGGCGTGTTCCCGGAAGGACGCACCCGCGGCGGCCATGACGTCGGCCCGTTCCATGCGCGCATCTTCCAGGCCGCGGTCCAAGCCGAGGTGGCGGTGCAGCCGGTGGCGCTGCGTTATGGCGCCGGCGGCGCGGCGCAGACGGTCGTCGCGTTTGCGCCGCACGAAAACTTCTTCGCCAATTTCCTGCGCCTGCTCGGCGAGCCGGGACGCGTCGCCGAGGTGCACTTCCTGGAGCCGATCCGGCTGCAGGACGTGGACGGGCGCCGGCGCATCGCCGAGACCGCGCGCGCGCGCATCATCGCGGCAATGGCGCAACGCTGA
- a CDS encoding IclR family transcriptional regulator domain-containing protein, with protein MSDTPASPGRRKAAPGTPPAERGLTHELMRQIDGLQGDPDFMTSLARGLAVLSVFAQHAREVTMSQISTETGISRAAVRRVLYTLARLGYVGEQGRGYVLLPRVLGIGGAYVASSSMTAAAQPVLDALRDEVRESCSLGVLDGDDLLYIARAETVRIMSIGLRAGSRLPAYCTSMGRVLLAALPHDTLEGYLERNPLRPRTERTLTGPREFLEMLARVRREGASLTDQELEIGLRSIAVPVRNRRGEVIAALNIGTQAGRVSLQAVQTQLLPPLKDAAQRLGALLS; from the coding sequence ATGTCCGACACCCCCGCTTCCCCAGGCCGGCGCAAGGCCGCCCCCGGCACGCCGCCTGCCGAGCGCGGGCTCACCCACGAGCTGATGCGTCAGATCGACGGGCTGCAGGGCGACCCAGACTTCATGACCTCGCTGGCGCGCGGCCTGGCCGTGCTCAGTGTGTTCGCCCAGCATGCGCGCGAGGTCACGATGTCGCAGATCAGCACCGAGACCGGGATCTCGCGCGCGGCGGTGCGGCGCGTGCTCTACACCCTCGCCCGGCTCGGCTACGTCGGCGAGCAGGGCCGCGGCTACGTGCTGCTGCCGCGCGTGCTCGGCATCGGCGGCGCCTACGTGGCGTCCTCGTCGATGACCGCGGCCGCGCAGCCGGTGCTGGACGCGCTGCGCGACGAGGTGCGCGAGTCGTGTTCGCTCGGCGTGCTCGACGGCGACGACCTGCTCTACATCGCCCGCGCCGAGACCGTGCGCATCATGTCGATCGGGCTGCGCGCCGGCAGCCGGCTGCCGGCCTACTGCACCTCGATGGGCCGCGTGCTGCTGGCGGCGCTGCCGCACGACACCCTGGAGGGCTACCTGGAGCGCAACCCACTGCGCCCGCGCACCGAGCGCACCCTCACCGGCCCGCGCGAGTTCCTGGAGATGCTGGCGCGGGTGCGCCGCGAGGGCGCCTCGCTCACCGACCAGGAGCTGGAGATCGGCCTGCGCTCGATCGCGGTGCCGGTGCGCAACCGCCGCGGCGAAGTCATCGCCGCGCTCAACATCGGCACCCAGGCCGGGCGCGTGAGCCTACAGGCGGTGCAGACCCAGCTGCTGCCGCCGCTGAAGGACGCCGCGCAGCGGCTCGGCGCCCTGCTGAGCTGA
- a CDS encoding membrane-bound PQQ-dependent dehydrogenase, glucose/quinate/shikimate family has protein sequence MNTQSDVTALGRGLLWVVGLLLAVIGAVLLVGGIRLATEGGSGYFLAMGLATLVAGVLVLARRPAGALLYAAAFVATMAWALWEVGLAFWPLVSRLVAPAVLALLVALLWPTLRRSRRQPAGRGAYALSALLLAGLAATAAYAFVPHPIVAAPGDAPVTPVAQGAAQKDWMHWGNTPGGTRFAALDQINRDNVGQLQVAWTYRTGDVPTSNGFGAEDQATPLQVGDTVFVCTPHNQVFALDADSGRKRWSFDPKASAPNWQRCRGLGYHDAAAAPVAAVPAGSVPPAPVAADALCRRRIVMNTVDAHLFALDADTGKPCADFGQDGAVDLKAGMGEVKPGFYTLTAAPLIAGDLIVVGGRVADNIEVGEPSGVIRAFDVRSGALVWVWDLARETPDTPLDPNIHYTRATPNVWTSMAYDPALGLIYLPTGNTTPDAWGGERTPQDDKYSSSVVALEAATGRVRWHYQTVHHDLWDYDVPAQPTLADVPDGTGGTVPALLQVTKAGQIFMLNRATGQPIAPVQNVAVPQGKAEGERYAPTQPLSTGLPQIGTQTLTEADMWGATPIDQMLCRIHFRQMRYDGMYTPPGEDLALQWPGSLGGMNWGSASLDPTTGYLFVNDMRIGLWMRLIPRKEMENQKAGGVEMGAASQTGTPYGSLRDRFVSKLGIPCQKPPYGTLSAIDLATRKLVWQVPVGTVRDTGPLGIKMGLPIPIGMPTLGGSLATQSGLLFFAGTQDYYLRGFDSHTGKEIWKARLPVGSQGTPMTYVSPRTGRQYIVVTAGGARQSPDRGDYVIAYALPEKR, from the coding sequence GTGAATACGCAATCGGACGTCACGGCCCTGGGCCGCGGACTGCTTTGGGTCGTGGGGCTGCTGCTGGCCGTGATAGGCGCCGTGCTGCTGGTCGGCGGCATCCGCCTGGCGACGGAGGGCGGTAGCGGCTACTTCCTGGCGATGGGCCTGGCCACGCTGGTGGCCGGCGTGCTGGTGCTCGCGCGCCGGCCGGCGGGCGCGCTGCTCTACGCCGCGGCCTTCGTTGCGACGATGGCCTGGGCGCTGTGGGAGGTGGGGCTGGCGTTCTGGCCGCTGGTCTCGCGCCTGGTGGCGCCGGCGGTGCTGGCGCTGCTGGTGGCCCTGCTGTGGCCGACGCTGCGCCGCAGCCGCCGGCAGCCGGCCGGCCGCGGCGCCTATGCGCTGTCGGCCCTGCTGCTGGCCGGCCTGGCCGCCACCGCGGCCTACGCGTTCGTGCCGCACCCGATCGTGGCCGCGCCCGGCGACGCGCCGGTCACGCCGGTGGCGCAGGGCGCCGCGCAGAAGGACTGGATGCACTGGGGCAACACCCCCGGCGGCACGCGCTTCGCCGCGCTGGACCAGATCAACCGCGACAACGTCGGCCAGCTGCAGGTGGCCTGGACCTACCGCACCGGCGATGTGCCCACCAGCAACGGCTTCGGCGCCGAGGACCAGGCCACGCCGCTGCAGGTCGGCGACACCGTGTTCGTCTGCACCCCGCACAACCAGGTGTTCGCGCTGGACGCCGACAGCGGCCGCAAGCGCTGGTCGTTCGATCCCAAGGCCAGCGCGCCGAACTGGCAGCGCTGCCGCGGCCTGGGCTACCACGATGCCGCCGCCGCGCCGGTCGCCGCGGTCCCGGCCGGCAGCGTGCCGCCCGCGCCGGTGGCGGCCGACGCGCTCTGCCGCCGCCGCATCGTCATGAACACCGTCGACGCCCATCTGTTCGCGCTCGACGCCGACACCGGCAAGCCATGCGCCGACTTCGGCCAGGACGGCGCGGTCGACCTCAAGGCCGGCATGGGCGAGGTCAAGCCAGGCTTCTACACGCTCACCGCCGCGCCGCTGATCGCCGGCGACCTGATCGTGGTCGGCGGCCGCGTCGCCGACAACATCGAGGTGGGCGAGCCGTCGGGCGTGATCCGCGCCTTCGACGTGCGCAGCGGCGCGCTGGTCTGGGTCTGGGACCTGGCCAGGGAGACCCCGGACACCCCGCTGGACCCGAACATCCACTACACCCGCGCCACGCCCAACGTGTGGACCTCGATGGCCTACGACCCCGCGCTGGGCCTGATCTACCTGCCCACCGGCAACACCACCCCGGACGCCTGGGGCGGCGAGCGCACGCCGCAGGACGACAAGTACAGCTCGTCGGTGGTGGCGCTGGAGGCCGCGACCGGACGCGTGCGCTGGCACTACCAGACCGTCCACCACGACCTGTGGGACTACGACGTGCCGGCGCAGCCGACCCTCGCCGACGTGCCCGACGGCACGGGCGGCACCGTGCCCGCGCTGCTGCAGGTGACCAAGGCCGGCCAGATCTTCATGCTCAACCGCGCCACCGGCCAGCCGATCGCCCCGGTGCAGAACGTGGCCGTGCCGCAGGGCAAGGCCGAGGGCGAGCGCTACGCGCCGACCCAGCCGCTGTCCACCGGGCTGCCGCAGATCGGCACCCAGACCCTGACCGAAGCCGACATGTGGGGCGCCACCCCGATCGACCAGATGCTGTGCCGCATCCACTTCCGGCAGATGCGCTACGACGGCATGTACACCCCGCCGGGCGAGGACCTCGCACTGCAGTGGCCTGGCTCGCTGGGCGGCATGAACTGGGGCAGCGCCTCGCTCGACCCGACCACCGGCTACCTGTTCGTCAACGACATGCGCATCGGCCTGTGGATGCGGCTGATCCCGCGCAAGGAGATGGAGAACCAGAAGGCCGGCGGCGTGGAGATGGGCGCGGCCTCGCAGACCGGCACGCCGTACGGCTCGCTGCGCGACCGCTTCGTCTCCAAGCTCGGCATCCCCTGCCAGAAGCCGCCCTACGGCACGCTGTCGGCGATCGACCTGGCCACGCGCAAGCTGGTGTGGCAGGTGCCGGTCGGCACGGTCCGGGACACCGGCCCGCTCGGCATCAAGATGGGGCTGCCGATCCCGATCGGCATGCCGACGCTGGGCGGCTCGCTGGCCACCCAGTCCGGCCTGCTGTTCTTCGCCGGCACCCAGGACTACTACCTGCGCGGCTTCGACAGCCATACCGGCAAGGAGATCTGGAAGGCGCGGCTGCCGGTGGGCAGCCAGGGCACGCCGATGACCTACGTCTCGCCCAGGACCGGCCGCCAGTACATCGTGGTGACCGCCGGCGGCGCGCGCCAGTCGCCGGACCGCGGCGACTACGTGATCGCCTACGCGCTGCCGGAGAAGCGCTGA
- a CDS encoding transposase: MQDVFEQAGSGGLPPEIRRRTLVDACCYGVRAGGAWRMLPTHFPRWQNVHRTFRRWSEQGNFERMHERLGEQWRQRLRHAQPSSC; this comes from the coding sequence GTGCAGGACGTGTTCGAGCAGGCGGGCAGCGGCGGACTGCCACCCGAGATCCGCCGCCGAACCTTGGTCGATGCGTGTTGCTACGGGGTGCGCGCCGGCGGTGCGTGGCGGATGCTGCCGACCCATTTCCCGCGCTGGCAGAACGTCCATCGCACCTTCCGGCGCTGGAGCGAGCAAGGCAATTTCGAGCGGATGCATGAGCGTCTTGGCGAGCAGTGGCGCCAGCGTCTGCGCCACGCACAACCGTCTTCATGCTGA
- a CDS encoding PA4780 family RIO1-like protein kinase, which yields MKPPQGLQPLIDVGVIDSVLRPLKSGKEAAVYVVQAGNDVLCAKVYKDMAQRSFQARVQYQEGRKVRGSRQARAMGKATKFGRREQEAAWKDTEANTLYQLVDAGVHVPQPRGYFHGVLLMDLVTDAGGRSAPRLGEVELEPEQARAYHAQLIGDVVKMLCLGLVHGDLSEYNVLVAAAGPVVIDFPQVVSAAGNNAARDMLLRDVHNLRDCLGRFAPELNATHYGEEMWALYEQGALRPDSALTGRFVFDTRRADVRAVRDSIEDARQEAIIRQQGREAAADED from the coding sequence ATGAAACCCCCCCAGGGCTTGCAGCCGCTGATCGACGTTGGCGTCATCGACAGCGTGCTGCGTCCGCTCAAGAGCGGCAAGGAGGCCGCCGTGTACGTGGTCCAGGCCGGCAACGACGTGCTGTGCGCCAAGGTCTACAAGGACATGGCGCAGCGCAGCTTCCAGGCGCGCGTGCAATACCAGGAGGGCCGCAAGGTGCGCGGCAGCCGCCAGGCGCGGGCGATGGGCAAGGCGACCAAGTTCGGCCGCCGCGAGCAGGAGGCCGCGTGGAAGGACACCGAGGCCAACACCCTTTACCAACTGGTGGATGCCGGTGTGCACGTGCCGCAACCGCGCGGCTACTTCCACGGCGTGCTGCTGATGGACCTGGTCACCGATGCCGGCGGGCGGAGCGCGCCGCGGCTGGGCGAAGTGGAGCTGGAGCCGGAGCAGGCGCGCGCTTACCATGCGCAACTGATCGGCGACGTGGTGAAGATGCTGTGCCTAGGCCTGGTGCATGGCGACCTGTCCGAATACAACGTGCTGGTCGCCGCCGCCGGCCCGGTGGTGATCGATTTCCCGCAGGTAGTCAGCGCTGCCGGCAACAACGCCGCGCGCGACATGCTGCTGCGCGACGTGCACAACCTGCGCGACTGCCTGGGCCGCTTCGCGCCCGAGCTCAACGCCACCCACTACGGCGAAGAGATGTGGGCGCTGTACGAGCAGGGCGCGCTGCGCCCGGACAGCGCGCTCACTGGCCGCTTCGTGTTCGACACCCGCCGCGCCGACGTGCGCGCGGTGCGCGATTCGATCGAGGACGCGCGCCAGGAAGCGATCATCCGCCAGCAGGGCCGCGAGGCCGCGGCGGACGAGGACTGA
- a CDS encoding RidA family protein produces the protein MTARDVVFPAGRQALYARNRYSPAIHANGFLFVSGQVGNREDGSSKPTLEAEVRRAFENLDAILAAAGCTFDDAIDATVFLVDPEANFERVWTVLSAHWGDAPHPTLTGIGVTWLYGFQFEIKVIAKLPQTMAA, from the coding sequence ATGACAGCACGTGATGTCGTCTTTCCCGCCGGCCGCCAGGCGCTCTACGCGCGCAACCGCTATTCGCCGGCGATCCACGCCAACGGATTCCTGTTCGTCTCCGGGCAGGTCGGCAACCGCGAGGACGGCTCGTCCAAACCGACGCTGGAGGCGGAGGTCCGGCGGGCGTTCGAGAATCTCGATGCCATCCTGGCGGCGGCCGGCTGCACGTTCGACGATGCGATCGACGCCACCGTGTTCCTGGTCGATCCCGAAGCCAACTTCGAGCGGGTGTGGACGGTGCTGTCGGCACACTGGGGCGATGCGCCTCACCCGACGCTGACCGGCATCGGGGTCACCTGGCTGTACGGCTTCCAGTTCGAGATCAAGGTGATCGCGAAGCTGCCGCAGACCATGGCGGCGTAA
- a CDS encoding alpha/beta hydrolase, translated as MIHHLLCLAWLLWLPCAHVQARPQPGPGTALAQVRADDGQGLALWSRVPAQPRGSVLLVHGRTWSSLPNFDLQVPGEPADTRSVLAALARAGYAAYALDLRGYGASARDRSGWNTPDRAAADVCAALGWIAQRHPRLPPPALLGYSNGARIALLVAQAPSPALSALVLYGFPDDVEAPPAPEATPAEPPRVRTTAEAAGSDFLTPGAASPAVRAAYVAQALAADPVRADWRAPEQFAYRPEQVAKVPVLLLRGVDDPLATQPENAHLYARLRSGDRTWVTLPHADHVAHVEDTHAAWVEAVVAFLRRPR; from the coding sequence ATGATCCACCACCTCCTCTGCCTCGCATGGCTGTTGTGGCTGCCGTGCGCGCACGTGCAGGCCCGCCCGCAGCCCGGGCCGGGCACCGCGCTGGCGCAGGTGCGGGCCGACGACGGGCAGGGGCTGGCGCTGTGGTCGCGGGTGCCGGCGCAGCCGCGCGGCAGCGTGCTGCTGGTGCATGGCCGGACCTGGAGTTCGCTGCCCAACTTCGACCTGCAGGTGCCGGGCGAGCCCGCCGATACGCGTTCGGTGCTGGCGGCGCTGGCACGGGCCGGTTACGCGGCCTATGCGCTGGACCTGCGCGGCTACGGGGCGAGCGCGCGCGACCGCAGTGGCTGGAACACGCCGGATCGCGCGGCGGCGGACGTGTGCGCGGCGCTGGGCTGGATCGCGCAACGGCATCCGCGGCTGCCGCCGCCGGCGCTGCTCGGCTATTCCAACGGCGCCCGGATCGCGCTGCTGGTGGCGCAGGCGCCGTCGCCGGCGCTGTCGGCGCTGGTGCTGTACGGGTTTCCCGACGATGTCGAGGCGCCGCCCGCGCCGGAGGCGACACCGGCCGAGCCACCGCGCGTGCGCACCACCGCCGAGGCCGCCGGCTCGGATTTCCTCACGCCCGGCGCGGCATCGCCGGCGGTGCGGGCGGCCTATGTGGCGCAGGCGCTGGCCGCCGATCCGGTGCGCGCGGACTGGCGCGCGCCGGAGCAGTTCGCCTACCGTCCCGAGCAGGTGGCCAAGGTCCCGGTACTGCTGCTGCGCGGCGTCGACGACCCGCTCGCCACCCAGCCGGAGAACGCGCACCTGTACGCGCGCCTGCGCAGCGGGGATCGCACGTGGGTCACGCTGCCGCACGCCGATCATGTCGCGCACGTGGAGGACACGCATGCGGCCTGGGTCGAGGCGGTGGTCGCGTTCCTGCGCCGGCCGCGCTAG
- the glnA gene encoding type I glutamate--ammonia ligase, with protein sequence MSAENIEKLVKDNKVEFVDLRFVDMRGVQQHVTFPASIIEPALFEEGKMFDGSSIAGWKGINESDMVLLPDTDTAFVDPFMADPTLVLTCDILDPATMQSYDRDPRGVAKRAEAYLKSSGIADQAFFGPEPEFFIFDGVRFGNDMGHTFFKIDSEEAAWSSGSKIEGGNSGYRPAVKGGYFPVPPTDSLQDLRAEMCKTLEQVGIEVEVHHHEVATAGQCEIGTKFNSLVKKADELMMMKYIIKNVAYRNGKTATFMPKPIVGDNGSGMHVHQSLAKGGTNLFSGDGYGGLSQLALWYIGGIFKHAKAINAFANSGTNSYKRLVPGFEAPVMLAYSARNRSASCRIPWVSNPKARRIEIRFPDPLQSGYLTFAALMMAGLDGIKNQIDPGAPSDKDLYDLPPEEEKKIPQVCSSLDQALEALDADREFLKAGGVFSDDFIDGYIALKMQEVTKFRAATHPLEYQLYYAN encoded by the coding sequence ATGTCTGCGGAAAATATTGAGAAACTCGTCAAGGACAACAAGGTCGAGTTCGTCGACCTGCGGTTCGTCGATATGCGCGGCGTGCAGCAGCATGTGACCTTCCCCGCCAGCATCATCGAGCCGGCGCTGTTCGAGGAGGGCAAGATGTTCGACGGCAGCTCGATCGCGGGCTGGAAGGGCATCAACGAATCGGACATGGTCCTGCTGCCCGACACCGACACCGCGTTCGTCGATCCGTTCATGGCCGATCCGACCCTGGTCCTGACCTGCGACATCCTCGACCCGGCCACCATGCAGAGCTACGACCGCGATCCGCGCGGCGTGGCCAAGCGCGCCGAGGCCTATCTCAAGTCCAGCGGCATCGCCGACCAGGCGTTCTTCGGCCCGGAGCCGGAATTCTTCATCTTCGACGGTGTGCGCTTCGGCAACGACATGGGCCATACCTTCTTCAAGATCGATTCGGAAGAAGCAGCGTGGAGCAGCGGCAGCAAGATCGAAGGCGGCAACAGCGGCTATCGCCCGGCGGTCAAGGGCGGCTACTTCCCGGTGCCGCCGACCGACTCGCTGCAGGACCTGCGCGCAGAAATGTGCAAGACCCTGGAGCAGGTCGGCATCGAGGTCGAGGTGCACCACCACGAAGTGGCCACCGCAGGCCAGTGCGAGATCGGCACCAAGTTCAACTCGCTGGTGAAGAAGGCCGACGAACTGATGATGATGAAGTACATCATCAAGAACGTGGCCTACCGCAACGGCAAGACCGCGACCTTCATGCCCAAGCCGATCGTCGGCGACAACGGCTCGGGCATGCACGTACACCAGTCGCTGGCCAAGGGCGGCACCAACCTGTTCTCCGGCGACGGCTACGGCGGCCTGTCGCAGCTGGCGCTGTGGTACATCGGCGGCATCTTCAAGCACGCCAAGGCGATCAACGCCTTCGCCAACTCCGGCACCAACAGCTACAAGCGCCTGGTCCCGGGCTTCGAGGCGCCGGTGATGCTGGCCTACTCGGCGCGCAACCGCTCGGCCTCGTGCCGCATTCCATGGGTGTCCAACCCCAAGGCGCGGCGCATCGAGATCCGTTTCCCGGATCCGTTGCAGTCCGGCTACCTGACCTTCGCGGCACTGATGATGGCCGGCCTGGACGGCATCAAGAACCAGATCGACCCGGGCGCGCCCAGCGACAAGGATCTGTACGATCTGCCGCCGGAAGAAGAGAAGAAGATCCCGCAGGTGTGCTCCAGCCTCGACCAGGCGCTGGAAGCGCTCGACGCCGACCGCGAGTTCCTGAAGGCCGGCGGTGTGTTCAGCGACGACTTCATCGACGGCTACATCGCGCTGAAGATGCAGGAAGTGACCAAATTCCGCGCCGCAACGCACCCGCTGGAGTACCAGCTGTATTACGCCAACTGA
- a CDS encoding undecaprenyl-diphosphate phosphatase, which produces MSDMFSALLLGLLEGLTEFLPVSSTGHLLIAEQWLGRRSDFFNIVIQAGAILATTLVFRQKLWSLATGLGDRANRGYVFKLGTAFLVTAVVGLAVRRAGWQLPETVQPVAWALVIGGVWMLVAEHFAGKLPERDVVTWKVAIAVGLAQVVAGVFPGTSRSAATIFVAMLLGLSKRAAAADFAFMVGIPTMFAASGYSFLELYKDGALGSEDWGEVAIAFAAAVLSGFAVVKWLLGYIKSHRFTAFAVYRIVLGAALLLWLPAA; this is translated from the coding sequence ATGAGCGACATGTTTTCCGCCCTGCTGCTGGGCCTCCTCGAAGGCCTGACCGAATTCCTGCCGGTCTCCAGCACCGGCCACCTGCTGATCGCCGAGCAATGGCTCGGCCGCCGCTCCGACTTCTTCAACATCGTGATCCAGGCCGGTGCGATCCTGGCCACCACCCTGGTGTTCCGGCAGAAGCTGTGGTCACTGGCCACCGGGCTTGGCGACCGCGCCAATCGCGGCTATGTGTTCAAGCTGGGCACCGCGTTCCTGGTCACCGCGGTGGTCGGCCTGGCGGTGCGCAGGGCCGGCTGGCAGCTGCCGGAAACGGTGCAGCCGGTGGCCTGGGCACTGGTGATCGGCGGTGTGTGGATGCTGGTGGCCGAGCACTTTGCCGGCAAGTTGCCCGAGCGCGACGTGGTCACGTGGAAGGTCGCCATCGCGGTGGGCCTGGCGCAGGTGGTGGCCGGCGTGTTCCCCGGCACCTCGCGCTCGGCCGCGACGATCTTCGTGGCGATGCTGCTGGGCCTGAGCAAGCGCGCGGCCGCGGCCGACTTCGCCTTCATGGTCGGCATTCCGACCATGTTCGCGGCCAGCGGCTACTCGTTCCTGGAACTGTACAAGGACGGCGCGCTGGGCAGCGAGGACTGGGGCGAGGTGGCCATCGCCTTCGCCGCCGCGGTGCTGAGCGGCTTCGCGGTGGTGAAGTGGCTGCTGGGCTACATCAAGTCGCACCGCTTCACCGCCTTCGCTGTGTATCGCATCGTGCTGGGTGCGGCGTTGTTGCTGTGGCTGCCGGCGGCCTGA